TGACTTGCTGAGCATATCCGTGAGTTTTTGCTGGAATGGTAACTTCAAAAAATAGAGTATAAGTCTAAACCAGAGCTGCATAATTTCTCCAAGTGAAAGCTTGTGCAGCTTTCATAAATTTTTAAAGAGGTTTGCCCGATTACCCGTTACTCGAATAGCTTGATCTATGAGTGACATAGGCATCAGGTGTTCCCAATAGGATATTCTCTTTCCTAATACGTTAGGTGTGTTGTGCCAGATGTCTGATGGTTTTTCTAGTTATCTCTTTGGGTTGGAGATTGCATATAGCTCAACTGAGCTTGCAGCAATTGCGTGTACTTTTTTCTTTGCAGCTTTTGTTAAGGGGGCGACAGGTCTGGGTTTTTCAACCACTTGCTTGCCGTTTCTGGTTTATGCGGTCGGGTTGAAAAGAGGAATTCCGCTCATTATTCTGCCCAGTATTACCAGCAATATTTTTGTGATGATGGATGTCGGGCATTTCAAGGAAATCGCGCACCGTTTTCGTTGGATGCTCCTTGCCACTGTACCCGGTGTTTTGATCGGGCTTTGGCTGCTGGATGCAGCGCCTGCTCAACAAGCGGTTATGGTGCTCGGCGCTGTGTTGATTAGCTACGCATTATTTGCCGCGTTTACCCCCGATCTCAAGCTCTCACATGAAATGGAGAGGCTAATTGGGCCTGTTAGCGGCTTTGTTACAGGCGTTGTCAACGGTATAACCGGCTCACAAATCATGCCGGTTATGCCTTATCTTATGGCTTTGCAGTTGGACCGCGGGCGGTTTGTTCAAGCAATAAATTGCTCGTTCACCCTCTCTTCTCTGATCATGGCCGGGGGGCTTTACTATCTGGAATTGCTGGATTTAAGTGCAGTTGGCGTCTCCGCTCTCG
The window above is part of the Pseudovibrio sp. Tun.PSC04-5.I4 genome. Proteins encoded here:
- a CDS encoding sulfite exporter TauE/SafE family protein yields the protein MSDGFSSYLFGLEIAYSSTELAAIACTFFFAAFVKGATGLGFSTTCLPFLVYAVGLKRGIPLIILPSITSNIFVMMDVGHFKEIAHRFRWMLLATVPGVLIGLWLLDAAPAQQAVMVLGAVLISYALFAAFTPDLKLSHEMERLIGPVSGFVTGVVNGITGSQIMPVMPYLMALQLDRGRFVQAINCSFTLSSLIMAGGLYYLELLDLSAVGVSALGLAFVYLGTRLGSVVRRMMSPAVFRNSVLLLLFGLGVSLLAKGF